From the genome of Desulfobacterales bacterium, one region includes:
- a CDS encoding type II toxin-antitoxin system VapC family toxin, with protein sequence MIAVDTNVIVRLLTRDDEEQFQKASTLFSKYDIFIPETVILETEWVLRYAYNFAPAAICDAFSKTFGLPNVKLQRPDIIAQAIDLSRKDLGFADSLHLSMSKECKHFATFDTAFIRKAKGLTKCRVKKP encoded by the coding sequence GTGATCGCGGTTGACACAAACGTTATCGTCCGTCTCCTGACTCGCGACGACGAGGAGCAGTTCCAGAAGGCCTCGACCTTATTCAGCAAATACGATATCTTCATCCCGGAAACCGTCATCCTCGAAACCGAATGGGTCCTGCGCTATGCTTACAATTTTGCGCCCGCCGCCATCTGTGATGCCTTTAGCAAGACCTTCGGCCTGCCAAATGTGAAGTTACAGCGGCCGGATATAATCGCCCAGGCCATTGACCTCTCCCGGAAGGACCTGGGTTTCGCCGACTCCCTGCATCTTTCCATGAGCAAGGAGTGCAAACATTTCGCCACCTTTGACACCGCCTTCATCCGCAAGGCAAAGGGGCTGACAAAGTGCAGGGTAAAAAAACCTTGA